CCTTGATGCTTCTGTTTGCTGCTAAAGGATATACCGCAGTTTATCAATGGAGTGTGCCAATAGAGTCAATTAATTCGGAAGAAACCAATGAACCCCCTGAAGCGTTTTTATGGATTCCTGAAAATTGCGAACAAGTAAAAGCCGTGGTTTTTAGTCAGCAAAACATGTGCGAGGAAACCATTTTTAACCACCCGAAGTTTCGCAAAGCGATGTGCGAACTTGGGTTCGCAATTGTTTGGATTACCCCCGGAATTAATCAAAAGTGGGACGTAAAAACAGGTTGTCAGAAAGCTTTCGATGATGTTATGACCGAGTTAGCTGTGGTAAGCGGCTACACCGAATTAAAACACGTTCCGCTTGTTCCCATAGGGCATTCAGCAATGGCGACTTTTCCATGGAATTTTGCAGCCTGGAATCCGGATAAAACATTGGCTATTATTTCTTTTAAAGGAGATGCGCCCCGTACAAACTTATGCGGGTACGGACGGGAAAACCTGGAGTGGGGGCGCACACGCAACATAGATGGAATACCCGGTTTAATGGTAATGGGCGAATATGAATGGTGGGAAGCACGGCTAAATCCGGCACTGGCATTTCGAATGATGTACCCACAGAGTTGTATTTCATTTCTGTACGACGCTGGGCATGGGCATTTTGATGCTTCGAATGAAGTGGTGGATTACTTGTGCTTGTTTCTGCAAAAAGCAGCCAAATATCGTTTGCCGAAAAATCAACCACTAAATGAACCTGCGTATTTGGTGAAACTTAATCCTGAAGATGGTTGGCTTGCCGAGAGATGGCAAGTGAATAAGAAGAAACGGCAAAAGCCTGCTCGGTTTAATAAATACAAAGGAAATAAACATGATGCCTTGTGGTATTTCGATGAAGAGACAGCAAAGGCAACAGAAGCACATTACAAAGGCAAAAGAAATAGAAAGATGCAATATGTTGGGTACGAGTATAATGGTGAGTGGTTACCTTTTAACGGAAAGCACCATGCTCAATATTTAGTGAAAGGCGTTAGTACCGATGATCTTTCATTTCGTTTAAAAGCCGTATTTGTTGATTCTACCCGAATGGAGAAATCGGGTGTGCAATTGGATGACGCACCTTCAATTACAAAAATATGCGGACCGGTTGAAAAGCTAACCGACAGCACATTTGCTATTCGTTTTGAACGAACAGGAATGAATAACACAAAACGTTCAGGCGATATTTGGCTGCTGGCCCAACATCCGGGTAACGAGAAATATAAAAGCGCCGTACAACAGTTTAATCTTCAGGTTCCTCTGTGTTTTACAGAGGGGAAAACACAACGTATTAAATTCCATCAAATAGATGACCAGGAGGCTGGAATTCATTCGCTAAAATTAGAGGCTGAGTCGAGTTCGGGGTTGCCGGTTTATTTTTATGTGAAAGAAGGTCCTGCACAAGTTCAAAACCGGGATTTACTATTTACACCGATTCCTCCACGCAGCCAGTATCCGGTAAAAATTACAGTAGTAGCCTGGCAATTGGGAAGCAATGTTGCTCCCTTATTTCAAACGGCAAAACCGGTTGAGCAAAGTTTATATATTAGGCAAAATATTGAAAATTAGATAATGATGAAACGAGCATGGTAAATTTTTATCACACATGAGAATGACTGTCGTGCGCGTTACATGAGTCACCATTAAAACAAATAATTATTGACGAATGAAAAGGATATCTCTTATACTATTTATTACCATCTTTAGTTTGACGGCTTATGCGCAAAAACGCAATTATTTTCTTGTTACAGAAAATAATGTAAAGCGCTTAAAAAGTGAAATAGAGAAGAGTGAGGAGGTTCGGAACGCCTGGAATATACAGTTGGAAAAGGCAAGTCAGTTGATGCAAAAAGACAGAAACTCGTTGTTTGATGCACGAGTATTGGGATTGGTTTACCGCATGACAGGTGAAAAAAAATATGCGAACCGTATTAAAGTAACCTTGTTGCGTGAAATACAAAGAGATACCTGGGAAGAATGGGGGTTGTTACAGCGAGACCCTGCCTGGAATGCCGGATTACGTACGGCTCATGCAACTTTTAATGCGGCTCTGGGATTCGATTGTATTTATGATTGCCTAACTGATGATGAACGAAAAAAAATCGCCGATGGAATTGTTCGTTTGGGAATTAACAGAATATTAGGCGATTGGATTAATCCAACTACCAATATCCACACTTTCGATACTATGGGGCATAACTGGTGGAGTGGTGTAGTAGATATTGGTGGGATTGCTGCACTTGCAGTTCGTAACGAAGTACCGGAGGCTCAGAGTTGGGTAGAAACCATCTCAAATGCTTCGGTAGAGTGGTTGAATTATGCCGGAAGTGTGCTTCAAAATAAAATACCCACTTTCGATCGGAATGGTGGATTTTGGGAAAGCATTAACTATGCCAATTTTGGCGTTTCACAATACTTAATGTTTCGTTTGGCACACAAAAATGTGCATCCAAAACAAAAGCTTCCGGAAATGCCACAAATGGAAACATTAATTGATTTTTTTATCCACACCACTTATTACACTGATTCGTTAACCATGTCGGTAAATTTTGGCGACGGTTATTATTTGCGCAACGGACATGCTTGTGCCAAACTGCTTTGGAATTTGGGCTACCAAAATGAAAAGGTGCATTGGTACCTGCATAAAACCAATCATGCAGGTAATCATGAAATGATGACAAACGAATCGGCACTGGGATTAATTTTAAATCCTGTTCTGCCCGAAAAAATTGAAACTCCAGAATTAGCAACCTCGCAGCTGCAGCCTGATATGGGCTGGGCTATGATGCGTAATTCATGGAATGATAATGCCTCATTTTTAGCTGTAAAATCAGGGCTGGCCTGGAATCATGCGCATGCCGATGCCGGTTCATATATTCTCTTTCATAAGGGAAAATATCTGATTATCGATTCTGGAAATGCTTCTTATGGAAATCCACTTTATACAAAGTATTATTGCCAAAGCGAAGCGCACAATGTAGTACTTTGGAATGGAAAAGGAGAAGAGCAAAATGCACCTTATTTTGGCTCGGTCAATCATGGTTCGTTACACAATCTTTTAGATGCCGGTAAGTTGAAATACTTATTGGCGAATGCCACCGGGCCTTATTCCAAAAATCTTTCGCGCAACTACCGTAGTTTTTTATGGGTGGAAGATGTGATTTTGGTAATTGATGATTTGTTGGCTTATGAACCCGGCATATTTGAGTGGTTACTTCATTACAACGGCGAATCAAAGCGTCGTGGTCAAAATCTTTCAATAAAAGATGGCGATGCAGAAGTAATGGTAAAACCACTTTTTCCTGAAACTTTTCCTGATGGCGGATTACCGCATGACTTCCCGGAACAAATGACACTTGAAGAGCGTTGGGGATGGGAAGATCATCATCCTGAAAACAAAGTGCCGTATTGGTCGGTAAGCCATTTCGAAGAAACGCTTCGTACTAAATTTGTAACCGCAATTGTTCTTAAAAACGATAAAAATAAAGATGACCTGCCACTAGTGGAAAGGTTTGAAGGGAAAGATTTTCTGGGGGTACGTATTACTCAAAACAATGAAACTACTGAAGTTTATTTCAACCTGTTGGCCGATGGACGTTTAAAACATCGCAACAGTATTATTAACATGAATGGCTGGGATACGGATGCTTACCTGATGGCTCTTACTTTTAAGGAAGGAACAGACCGAAGTGATGTTAAAAATATAGCTGATTTATTTGTTACGCATGGAAGCTATATTCGTCGTGATGGGCAGGTGTTGGTTCATGCGCTTTCAAAATACACAGCGCATGTAAAAGATTTTGGCAATCAGCCAGAATTGCATTTTCAAGGGCAACAAAATATTGATTTTCAGGTGTATTACAGGTCTTCTGCTTCTGTGGTTCTTGTAAACAACAAGCATGTAAAGAGCAAATACAATTCTGACTTAAAACTGATAAAAATAAAGCTTGATTAATATGAGAAATTTATTGATACTACTACTTACTATTTTCACATTTAGTACAACTGCCCAAAAGCAACACATTGTTAAGAACTCGCGTCACGAAATTAAATCGCCTGATAAAAAAACGGTCTTTCAGTTTTATCAAAAAACCACCGCTGAAGCAAAAACGCAAATGTACTACACGGTAAGCTTTAAGGATGAACCTGTGGTATTGGAATCAGAATTGGGTGTTCTCATAGAGAATCAGCTGTTTGAATCGGCATTGGGGATTGAAAACGACCCAAGTACCATGTGGTGCGAAAACCTGGACCTTAAATCGTTTGACACAACTACTGTTGACGAAACCTGGAAACCTGTTTACGGCGAGCGCTGTGTGGTTCGAAATAATTACAATGAAATGATTCTTCATTTCTCAAAGTTTGATGAGCCGGAGAACGTACACCATGGACATGCCGGAACCAGTTACGATAAACGCCGCAGTTACCAAATGGATTTAATTGTAAGGGTTTATAACGAGGGAGTGGCTTTTAGGTATCATTTCCCGGAAACGTCAAACGGATTGTTTCTTCATATTACCGGAGAGCAGACCAGTTACACGCTGCCCCAAGGAACGATGGCTTACTATGAACGTTGGGCGCAGGGACCATACAGCTACCTACCGCTTAAAGACTGGCCGGATGAGTGTGAACGTCCATTAACGCTGAATTTGCAAAATAGCTTGACTGTTGCATTGCTTGAAGCACAAATGTTAGACTACAGTCGTGGTAAATTCAAACTGAGTGAAGAAAAAGCCAATACAATTGATCTCACAATGTACGACAAGGTAGATGTAATTACACCTTATTCAACTCCCTGGCGTGTGATTATGGTAGCTGAAAATCCGGGTGAACTTCTAGAAAATAACGACATTGTGTTAAACCTGAACACTCCTAATAAATTGGAAAATGTGTCGTGGATAAAACCAGGCAAGGTAATTCGTTCAAATCTTACCACCCTAGATGCAAAAGAATGTGTTGATTTTGCTGCCGAGAGGAACCTGCAATATGTTCACCTTGATGCCGGTTGGTATGGTCCGGAAATGAAGATTTCCAGCAATGCTACCACCGTTTCGCCTAACCGAGATTTGGAATTACAGGAGGTGGTGAACTATGCTGCAAAAAAAGGAATTGGAGTTTTTGTTTATATCAATCAGCGGGCCTTGTATGATAATCTGGATGAGGTATTTGGGCAATGTCGTAAATGGGGCATAAAAGGAGTTAAGTTTGGCTTTGTTCAGATTGGTTCCAACCGCTGGTCGGTATGGTTGCATAAGGCCATTAAGAAGGCAGCAGAGTACCAGCTTCTGGTAGATATTCATGACGAATATCGTCCAACCGGATTTAGTCGTACCTATCCGAACCTGATGACACAGGAAGGAATTCGCGGAAACGAAGAAATGCCTGATGCCACACACAACACTATTTTGCCTTTCACCCGCTTTTTGGCAGGTGCCGGCGACTATACCATTTGTTATTACAACAACCGCATTAAAACAACGCACGCACATCAATTAGCGCTTTCAGTGGTTTATTACAGCCCAATTCAGTTTTTGTATTGGTACGATAAGCCTTCGTTGTATCGAAGAGAAAAAGAAATCGCTTTTTTCGATAAGGTTAAAACAGTTTGGGACGATACAAAAGTACTAAACGGAGAAATTGGAAAATACATTACAGTAGCACGTCGCTCGGATAAAGAGTGGTTTGTGGGGGCCATTACGAATACTGAGCGTCGGACGCTTGAAATTTCATGTTCTTTTTTGGAGCCTGGTAAAGATTATAAGGCTACCTTATATTACGATGATGAGGGCTTGAACAGTCGTACGAATGTTAATATTAGAACGGAAAATGTTGACTCCACGAAAAAGATAAACTTTAACCTAATTGATAGTGGAGGGGTAGCCATTCATTTTCAGCCCAAATAATAAATCGCATTAAAAATAGCAGCACCTAAAAAAAAGGGCTGCTTAATGAGGCACAATGTTACATAGTTATTCGAATTAAGAATAATGATCAGGGGATTCATGTGATTAGTGACTAATAAATCAATGTATTTTTTATTGCTTCAAGAATACTATCACTAGTAAGAGTAATCTCCCGATAATCCGTTCGATCTATAAGAATTAGGAATGTGTACCCTTTAAAAGCTAAAAAACCTGGTATTTGTATCAATACCAGGTTTTTAATTTGTTCTTTCAGTAGCGAGAGGCGGGCTTGAACCGCCGACCTCATGATTATGAATCATGCGCTCTAACCAGCTGAGCTACCTCGCCGTTTGTTTTTCAAAAATGCGGTGCAAATATAGTATTTATTTTTATTTCAAGTAATCATTTCTGTAATTTTTGAAAATATCTTTCTTTCTTCGATTTTTAGCAGTTGTAAGTTCCAAACAGTTTAATTATATTGCCAAAAATCAAACTTATGACTGGTAAAGTAAAAATCAACCTGGAATTTATTATAAACTGTTCCCCTAAAGTTCTCTATAACAGACTTAGTACGGCGTCCGGATTAACCGAGTGGTTTGCCGATGATGTTCGTGTTCGGGGAAAACAATACACCTTTATTTGGGATGGCTCGGAACAAACAGCCGAGATGACTTTGCACAAAGAAAATCGCTTAGTGAGGTATACCTGGCTGGATGATGAGGACACTTATTTTGAATTTAAAATAACACGCGACGAACTTACGGGCGATGTATCGTTGATTATTACCGATTTTGCTGAGGAAGATGAACAGGATGAAACACGCGATTTGTGGAATACCCAGGTCTCTGATTTAAAACATGTGCTGGGTTCATAGGCAAACTTCTTTTGTAACGGGTTGAATGTTGTAGTTTGATAACGTTTCTTAACCATTTTTACTTTACTAATTCCTAAAATAACTTAGTTTTGTAAGCGTTTTCTGATTGAAGAAAAATTACATGAAGCGTTTACATATTTTTGTTATCAAATCATTTCTGGGGCCATTCTTTATGACCTTCTTTATCGTTGTATTTGTGCTGCTGATGCAGTTCTTATGGAAATACGTGGATGATTTGGTGGGGAAAGGTCTCGATTTTAAAGTGTTGGCAGAGATGATGTTTTATGCCTCCTTTGCATTGCTGCCTTTGGCCTTCCCGCTGGCAATGCTTTTAGCCTCAATAATGACCTTCGGAGCACTTGGCGAGAATTATGAGCTCGTAGCCATGAAAGCTTCCGGTATTTCTTTATTCAGAATAATGCGCCCCTTAATTATTATTGCCATTCTTATTACCGGAACCGCTTTTTATTTTTCCAACAATATTTTGCCTAAAACAAACCTTAAATTCTCTACGCTTTTATACAGTGTAAAAAAGCAACGTCCGGAATTGGTGTTGCAGGAAGGTGTATTTACCAACGAAATGGATGGGTACAGCATTAAGGTAGGCAAGCGCGATAACAGCACTAAAATGTTATATGATTTACTGATTTATGATCATACCAAAAACAAACCAAATGAAAGTGTAACCGTTGCCGATTCAGGATTACTGCGAATAACTGAAGATAAAAAATACATGGTGCTTAATTTGTTTGATGGAGTAACATACCAGGAGCAAAAGGCACAAAACAGGGCTAAAAAAGAAACATATCCGTACCAACGAAATAGTTTTAAAGAACAAACTATTCGTGTTAAAGTGCGCGATTTTGAATTTAACCGACGCGACGAAAGCATTTTCCGGAATCAGTATCGCATGCTTACCATCGATCAGCTTAAACAGGCCGATGATAGTTTAAGTCTTGACTATTACAATAAAGTAAGGAATTATATGATGCAGATTAATATAAACCCTTCACTCTCCCGAAAGATGTTTAATTTAACTGCTCGACATGATTCGTTAAAGCGCGAGAGAAATGATCCGAAAGCTGATTCGATTTTTAGTTTTGACCAGTATTACGCCGGAATAGACAAATGGGTGCAGGCTGAAATAGCCAAAACCGCACTTGATAAGGCACGGGGCAACATGCAACAGGTAAATATGTTTCAGGGGCAACTGTACAATAAAAAGAAAATGCTCAATAAATACCGGATGGAACGACACCGAAAATTTACCCTGTCCATTGCCGTTTTAATCTTCTTTTTTATTGGGGCGCCTTTGGGGGCTATCATTCGGAAAGGAGGGCTCGGAATGCCCGTTGTAGTCTCTATTTTTCTATTCATTTTGTATTACATTGTATCAATGAGTGGCGAAAAAACTGCGCGCGAAGACGTTTGGAATATGTTTAACGGGATGTGGTTTTCATCGTATATTTTCTTGCCTATTGGCGTATGGTTAACCTATAAAGCAGCCACCGACTCGGCCATAATGTCGGCCGAAACCTATTCTAAATTGTTTGTTAGGCTTGGGCTCGCCAGGTTTTTTGCAAAAAAGAAAACGGACCAATAATTACCGATGAGAATTTTGCAGGTAACAAATAAAGTTCCTTTTCCAACCAAGGACGGTGGGGCTATAGCTTGTATGAACCTAACACGCGGGTTTAAACAGCATGGGTGTGAGGTTACTGTTTTGGCAATGAATACCTTAAAGCATAATGTGAGCCTTGGCGAAATTCCTGATTCAATTAAAAAACTGGCAAATTTCGAGTTGGTTGATGTGCCTGCCAGCATAAATAAATTCGATGCCCTGTTAAATTTTATTTTTTCCCGGAAGCCTTACAATGCTGTTCGTTTTATTGATAAAAATTTTAGTAGAAAACTGGTTGAATTGTTGCAAACCAATGTTTATGATATTATTCAACTTGAAGGACTTTATGTTTGTCCGTACATTCCGCTAATAAAAAAGTATTCGAATGCCAGGGTGGTTTATCGTGCGCACAATATCGAGTTTGAAATTTGGGAACGGGCTGCGCAGCTCGAACGAGGATGGAAACGATTTTACCTGAACAACCTCTCAAAAAGGATAAAGCGCTTTGAAACAGCTTTGCTAAATACCTACGATTTATTAGTACCGATAACCGGGCGCGACGGACAAATTTTAGATCGTTTGGGCAATAAAAAAGAGAAACACATATCGCAAACAGGAATTGATACCGAGCAACTGGTTCCGAATAATACTAAGCTGGAATTTCCTTCATTATTTCACATGGGCTCGCTGGAGTGGGCCCCAAACCAGGAAGGAATTTTATGGTTTATAGAAAATTGCTGGCCTCTTATTCAAGAAAAATATCCCAGGCTTCGTTTTTATGTGGCAGGCAGAAACGCTCCCGGGTGGCTTATCGATAAGTTATCGGTAAAAGGAGTTGTTTTTGAAGGAGAGGTGGCTAATGCCTACGAATTTATGAATACAAAAGCCATTATGCTTGTTCCCCTGTTTTCGGGAAGCGGAATGCGCATAAAGATTATTGAAGGAATGGCTTTGGGGAAAAGCATTATCTCAACTCCGATAGGTGCCGAAGGAATAAATGTTACCAACGGTACCAATGTGCTTATTGCCCAAAATATAAACGAATTTGTGGATGCGGTGGAGAAGTTGGTCGAGAACCGTGAATTATTTAATGGAATAGGTAAAAATGCAATGGAATTTATCCATGAAAATTTTGATAACTTAGCAACGACGGCAAAACTTATTGATTTCTACAAACAGTATAGCACATGATTTTAAACGTTTTGTTTTGGTTGCTACTTTTTATTCTGTTTTATACTTATGCAGGGTATGCGCTTGTTTTATGGGTGTTGGTTAGCTTAAAAAAGCTGTTTGTTAATGCAAAGGATCACAGCACCTCTGCTGACTATGAACCGGATGTGTGCTTATTTGTGACGGCCTACAACGAAAAAGACTACATAAAACAAAAGGTAGAAAATGCATTTTCACTCGACTATCCGAAAGAAAAAATTCAGTATTTATGGATTACTGATGGCTCTGACGATGGCAGTCCTGAAATGTTGAAAAAGTTCGAGAACCTGGAGGTTTATCATCAGCCTGAGCGTAAAGGGAAAATGCATGCAATGAACAGGGGGATGAAATTTGTAAAGGCCCCAATTGTAATTTTTTCAGATTCAAACACCATTTTGGGGCAACAGTCGATTCGGGAAATTGTAAAGTGTTTTAGTATGCAGAATGTGGGCTGTGTTGCCGGAGAAAAGCGAATAATTCAACAGGATGAGGAAGCAGCTGCCGGGGCAGGTGAGGGCTTGTACTGGAAAATGGAATCGTGGATAAAGCAAAAAGACTGGGAGTTAAACTCTGCCGTGGGCGCGGTTGGAGAATTATTTGCTATTCGTACCGCGCTGTTTGACGACGTGGAAACCGATACCTTACTCGACGATTTTATGATTTCGTTGCGAATAGCCCAAAAAGGATTTAAAATAGCCTATGCGCCCAATGCTTACGCAAAAGAAACCGCTTCGTTAAATGTAAAAGAAGAGCTTAAACGAAAGGTGAGAATAGCAGCCGGCGGTATTCAAACTATTGCAAGGTTAAAAGGACTTTTAAATCCGATTAAAAACGGAATTTTATCGTGGCAGTATTTTTCGCATAAAGTATTGCGTTGGGCCTTGGCACCACCGGCTTTATTTTTACTGTTTTTGGTTAACCTGTTGTTGGTTGGTATCAATAATAATTGGGAGAGTTCCGGTTTTTATACCCTTGCACTTTATATTCAGCTCTTTTGTTATGTAGCTGCTATTTTGGGGTGGTACTTCGAAAACCGAAAAGTAAGGTTAAAGTTGCTTTTCGTGCCCTACTATTTTGTAATGATTAATTATGCGTCATTGTTGGGCATGCAGCGCTATTTTACCAAACAGCAATCGGTAAACTGGGAGAAATCGCAAAGGGCAGGGTAGTTGGAATTATTCTTGGTTTTCTTCAAGAAAACGCTTTTCCAGCAGCTCGCTTCTTTTAATGGTTTTTCTTATCCATTCCAGTTTAAGTTCAGTTTTTTCTTCATCGCTTAACTGCCAGTTAAGATCTTTGGTATTTCGCATTTTCATTGTCAGATGATGCAGAATAATAGCAGCAGATACCGAAATATTGAAACTTTCGGTAAAACCATACATCGGAATTTTTAGAAATTCATCGGCCTCCTGCATAATTGTTTCCGTTATTCCGGGCAGTTCAGATCCAAAAACCAGGGCTGTTTTTCCTTTGGCAACATCAAAGTCCTGAAGTTCCTGGTCGTTGGTATGTGGTGTTGTTGCAACAATGCGGTAGCCTTGTTTTTTCAGGCTTTTAATAATCTCAACCGTGTTATTTGCTTCAATATTGTATTTGTGCATGCTTAGCCATTTTGAGGCCCCCATGGCAATCTCGCGGTTAACTACAAATTCATTTCTGTCTTCAATAATATGTACATCTTGAATACCAAAGCAATCGCAGGTTCGAATAACAGCACTGGCATTTTGCGATTGGTAAATATCTTCCAGAACAACCGTAATGTGTTTGGTTCTGTTTAGCATAACTTTGTCAAAAAGCTCGTTGCGCTGGGGAGTGAGGTAGCCCGATAAATATTCAAGAAGTTTTGTATTCATAAATGTCTTGCGATGATTAATTGTAAAAGAAAAAGGGAAGCGTTTGGCTTCCCTTGTCAGTTTTTTACCTATTCGTCTGATTACGATACAGCGTCAGCTAATTCTGCACCAGCTTTAAATTTAACAACTTTTTTAGCTGGAATAGTAATTTCTTTTCCTGTTTGAGGATTTCTACCAGTTCTGGCACCACGCTCTGAAACAGAGAAAGAACCAAAACCAATAAGAGCAACACGGTCGCCAGCTTTTAAAGCGTCAGTTGTGGCACCGATAAATGCATCAAGAGCTTTTTTAGCATCAGCTTTACTAAGGCCTGCTTTTTCGGCCATCGCATCAAGTAATTGTGCTTTGTTCATAAGGCAAAATTTTAAATAATTAATTAAGTGATTGAAAATAAATAACTTAGTTCTATGTACTTTATAAAGAATACTTTGAATTTTTTCATTGTTGTAAGGGTTGAAAGTCTTCAAACATTCAGTAAAATCAAGCGTTTCAGAGAACTTTTTTAAGTTTTAGCTAAATTCAGAAATATGTTTTAAAAAACCAAGCACTAAAACTCTTTTTTTTTAAAGAATTTTCGAAAAAATTGGTGGAAAGTATTTTGTACTTTAAAAAATTAGTCTACTTTTGCACCGCATCTGGAGAGATGGCAGAGTGGTCGAATGCGGCGGTCTTGAAAACCGTTGTACCGCGAGGTACCGGGGGTTCGAATCCCTCTCTCTCCGCAGGAATCTACCGGAATTTTTCGGTAGATTTTTTTTTGCCCTAAAGTGTTGATAACTTTTTCTTATTCCCTGTTGTTAAATACTTGTTTTAATGATTGTTGTAAGGGTTTTTTTCGTTTATGTTAATCATCGGGAGGCTGTTTTTGAAGTAATTTAACATAGATTATTTTCGCGAAATAGTGGAAATAACCCATTCAAGCATGTTGTCGGTACCTTTAGAATAGCTTTCCCAACTGTAATGAACCTTTACATCGGGTTGTAGGCCCTGGTTGGCAATACCCTGTATTTTAAAAAGTCGCTTGGAGTAACACACCACAAGATTCGAGTTTGGCAGTTTAAAAGTGTCCATGTCCTGGTAACCTGTAGGATTAGAACCGGTTTCTTCACCAATAATTTTGGCATTAAGCAGCTGTTTAAACAAGGCTGCATTG
Above is a genomic segment from uncultured Draconibacterium sp. containing:
- a CDS encoding heparinase II/III family protein translates to MKRISLILFITIFSLTAYAQKRNYFLVTENNVKRLKSEIEKSEEVRNAWNIQLEKASQLMQKDRNSLFDARVLGLVYRMTGEKKYANRIKVTLLREIQRDTWEEWGLLQRDPAWNAGLRTAHATFNAALGFDCIYDCLTDDERKKIADGIVRLGINRILGDWINPTTNIHTFDTMGHNWWSGVVDIGGIAALAVRNEVPEAQSWVETISNASVEWLNYAGSVLQNKIPTFDRNGGFWESINYANFGVSQYLMFRLAHKNVHPKQKLPEMPQMETLIDFFIHTTYYTDSLTMSVNFGDGYYLRNGHACAKLLWNLGYQNEKVHWYLHKTNHAGNHEMMTNESALGLILNPVLPEKIETPELATSQLQPDMGWAMMRNSWNDNASFLAVKSGLAWNHAHADAGSYILFHKGKYLIIDSGNASYGNPLYTKYYCQSEAHNVVLWNGKGEEQNAPYFGSVNHGSLHNLLDAGKLKYLLANATGPYSKNLSRNYRSFLWVEDVILVIDDLLAYEPGIFEWLLHYNGESKRRGQNLSIKDGDAEVMVKPLFPETFPDGGLPHDFPEQMTLEERWGWEDHHPENKVPYWSVSHFEETLRTKFVTAIVLKNDKNKDDLPLVERFEGKDFLGVRITQNNETTEVYFNLLADGRLKHRNSIINMNGWDTDAYLMALTFKEGTDRSDVKNIADLFVTHGSYIRRDGQVLVHALSKYTAHVKDFGNQPELHFQGQQNIDFQVYYRSSASVVLVNNKHVKSKYNSDLKLIKIKLD
- a CDS encoding glycoside hydrolase family 97 catalytic domain-containing protein, with protein sequence MRNLLILLLTIFTFSTTAQKQHIVKNSRHEIKSPDKKTVFQFYQKTTAEAKTQMYYTVSFKDEPVVLESELGVLIENQLFESALGIENDPSTMWCENLDLKSFDTTTVDETWKPVYGERCVVRNNYNEMILHFSKFDEPENVHHGHAGTSYDKRRSYQMDLIVRVYNEGVAFRYHFPETSNGLFLHITGEQTSYTLPQGTMAYYERWAQGPYSYLPLKDWPDECERPLTLNLQNSLTVALLEAQMLDYSRGKFKLSEEKANTIDLTMYDKVDVITPYSTPWRVIMVAENPGELLENNDIVLNLNTPNKLENVSWIKPGKVIRSNLTTLDAKECVDFAAERNLQYVHLDAGWYGPEMKISSNATTVSPNRDLELQEVVNYAAKKGIGVFVYINQRALYDNLDEVFGQCRKWGIKGVKFGFVQIGSNRWSVWLHKAIKKAAEYQLLVDIHDEYRPTGFSRTYPNLMTQEGIRGNEEMPDATHNTILPFTRFLAGAGDYTICYYNNRIKTTHAHQLALSVVYYSPIQFLYWYDKPSLYRREKEIAFFDKVKTVWDDTKVLNGEIGKYITVARRSDKEWFVGAITNTERRTLEISCSFLEPGKDYKATLYYDDEGLNSRTNVNIRTENVDSTKKINFNLIDSGGVAIHFQPK
- a CDS encoding START-like domain-containing protein, whose product is MTGKVKINLEFIINCSPKVLYNRLSTASGLTEWFADDVRVRGKQYTFIWDGSEQTAEMTLHKENRLVRYTWLDDEDTYFEFKITRDELTGDVSLIITDFAEEDEQDETRDLWNTQVSDLKHVLGS
- a CDS encoding LptF/LptG family permease, translated to MKRLHIFVIKSFLGPFFMTFFIVVFVLLMQFLWKYVDDLVGKGLDFKVLAEMMFYASFALLPLAFPLAMLLASIMTFGALGENYELVAMKASGISLFRIMRPLIIIAILITGTAFYFSNNILPKTNLKFSTLLYSVKKQRPELVLQEGVFTNEMDGYSIKVGKRDNSTKMLYDLLIYDHTKNKPNESVTVADSGLLRITEDKKYMVLNLFDGVTYQEQKAQNRAKKETYPYQRNSFKEQTIRVKVRDFEFNRRDESIFRNQYRMLTIDQLKQADDSLSLDYYNKVRNYMMQININPSLSRKMFNLTARHDSLKRERNDPKADSIFSFDQYYAGIDKWVQAEIAKTALDKARGNMQQVNMFQGQLYNKKKMLNKYRMERHRKFTLSIAVLIFFFIGAPLGAIIRKGGLGMPVVVSIFLFILYYIVSMSGEKTAREDVWNMFNGMWFSSYIFLPIGVWLTYKAATDSAIMSAETYSKLFVRLGLARFFAKKKTDQ
- a CDS encoding glycosyltransferase family 4 protein, encoding MRILQVTNKVPFPTKDGGAIACMNLTRGFKQHGCEVTVLAMNTLKHNVSLGEIPDSIKKLANFELVDVPASINKFDALLNFIFSRKPYNAVRFIDKNFSRKLVELLQTNVYDIIQLEGLYVCPYIPLIKKYSNARVVYRAHNIEFEIWERAAQLERGWKRFYLNNLSKRIKRFETALLNTYDLLVPITGRDGQILDRLGNKKEKHISQTGIDTEQLVPNNTKLEFPSLFHMGSLEWAPNQEGILWFIENCWPLIQEKYPRLRFYVAGRNAPGWLIDKLSVKGVVFEGEVANAYEFMNTKAIMLVPLFSGSGMRIKIIEGMALGKSIISTPIGAEGINVTNGTNVLIAQNINEFVDAVEKLVENRELFNGIGKNAMEFIHENFDNLATTAKLIDFYKQYST
- a CDS encoding glycosyltransferase family 2 protein — its product is MILNVLFWLLLFILFYTYAGYALVLWVLVSLKKLFVNAKDHSTSADYEPDVCLFVTAYNEKDYIKQKVENAFSLDYPKEKIQYLWITDGSDDGSPEMLKKFENLEVYHQPERKGKMHAMNRGMKFVKAPIVIFSDSNTILGQQSIREIVKCFSMQNVGCVAGEKRIIQQDEEAAAGAGEGLYWKMESWIKQKDWELNSAVGAVGELFAIRTALFDDVETDTLLDDFMISLRIAQKGFKIAYAPNAYAKETASLNVKEELKRKVRIAAGGIQTIARLKGLLNPIKNGILSWQYFSHKVLRWALAPPALFLLFLVNLLLVGINNNWESSGFYTLALYIQLFCYVAAILGWYFENRKVRLKLLFVPYYFVMINYASLLGMQRYFTKQQSVNWEKSQRAG